A window of the Desulforapulum autotrophicum HRM2 genome harbors these coding sequences:
- a CDS encoding TRAP transporter substrate-binding protein, with protein MAQKHRITRFFLAVLSAMVIVSFSSDPVFADKKKINIRFSTWHVPSGADVQKLWIPMLEEMKKRSNNRITYTMYSGGALGKGPDHFDIVKTGLSDMGYATLSWTPGRFPLTDVLSSPIVCPAKWKGVEAGMAMYDRMLSPEFKDVKVLHINNCVMAHLWTTRAVTRLEDLQGMKIRSPGGLQTRAIQALGATPVFMPLGDVYLSMETGVIDGVVTCPALVKAFKLNEVAGFGVPTSFGCVSEGLFVNKRFWERVPEDLKPIIESVGRDAYKIAGIFDEGWYAATMAEFKTTMEIEELSPAEQQRWDDRFRKMLVAWAEELEAKGLPGKKALTAFREELGRVGVGFNACPY; from the coding sequence ATGGCTCAAAAACATAGAATAACAAGGTTCTTTTTAGCGGTTCTATCGGCAATGGTAATTGTGTCTTTTTCTTCTGACCCCGTTTTTGCAGACAAGAAAAAGATTAACATCCGTTTCAGCACCTGGCATGTGCCATCCGGGGCCGATGTTCAGAAACTCTGGATACCCATGCTTGAGGAGATGAAAAAGAGAAGCAACAACCGCATCACCTATACCATGTATTCGGGTGGTGCCCTTGGAAAGGGGCCCGACCATTTTGACATCGTCAAAACAGGGCTCTCGGATATGGGGTATGCGACACTTAGCTGGACCCCGGGCCGTTTTCCTCTGACCGATGTGCTTTCTTCCCCCATTGTCTGTCCGGCAAAGTGGAAGGGGGTTGAGGCGGGCATGGCCATGTACGACAGAATGCTCAGCCCCGAGTTTAAGGATGTCAAGGTGCTCCACATCAACAACTGCGTCATGGCCCATCTTTGGACAACCCGGGCTGTGACCCGGCTTGAGGATCTGCAGGGCATGAAGATTAGAAGCCCGGGAGGCCTCCAGACTCGGGCCATCCAGGCCCTGGGGGCCACACCCGTATTCATGCCCCTGGGGGATGTGTATTTGTCCATGGAAACCGGGGTGATTGACGGGGTTGTCACCTGTCCTGCACTGGTCAAGGCGTTTAAGCTTAACGAGGTGGCAGGGTTTGGGGTGCCGACTTCCTTTGGCTGCGTTTCCGAAGGCTTGTTTGTCAACAAACGGTTTTGGGAAAGGGTGCCCGAGGATCTTAAACCCATCATCGAAAGTGTTGGAAGGGATGCCTATAAAATTGCAGGCATCTTTGACGAAGGGTGGTATGCGGCGACCATGGCTGAATTCAAAACCACCATGGAGATCGAGGAACTTTCCCCGGCCGAGCAGCAGCGATGGGATGACCGGTTCAGAAAGATGCTTGTGGCGTGGGCCGAAGAACTCGAGGCCAAGGGATTGCCCGGTAAAAAGGCTCTGACGGCCTTCAGGGAGGAACTTGGCCGGGTGGGTGTTGGATTTAATGCCTGCCCTTACTAA
- a CDS encoding TRAP transporter small permease, which translates to MPALTKHLLFARFKRLVHGLTRWSLALGMGWVLVMMILTTADVAGRYFLSKPVPGAMELSSFMLAVFAMLGMAHTHQRGANVRVTMLIRTLPPFFANVLVIISTVLTLQIVGMMAWYAVRMGLEEYHANATTDALSIPLYPLEFLLALGTLLLGLEIIVNLGDAFYRLFAAKNQG; encoded by the coding sequence ATGCCTGCCCTTACTAAACACCTGCTGTTTGCAAGGTTTAAGCGACTGGTCCATGGGCTCACCCGGTGGTCCCTGGCCCTTGGCATGGGGTGGGTTCTGGTGATGATGATTCTTACCACGGCTGATGTTGCTGGTCGCTATTTCTTGTCAAAACCAGTACCGGGCGCCATGGAGTTGAGTTCGTTCATGCTGGCTGTTTTTGCCATGCTGGGAATGGCCCATACCCATCAACGGGGTGCCAATGTCCGGGTCACCATGCTGATTCGAACCCTTCCTCCTTTTTTTGCCAACGTTCTTGTGATCATCTCCACAGTCCTTACCCTCCAGATAGTGGGAATGATGGCATGGTACGCAGTCAGAATGGGACTGGAAGAGTACCATGCAAACGCCACCACCGACGCCCTTTCCATTCCCCTGTACCCCCTTGAATTCCTCCTGGCCCTTGGTACCTTGTTGCTCGGGTTGGAGATCATTGTCAACCTTGGTGATGCTTTTTACCGGCTCTTCGCAGCTAAGAACCAGGGGTAA
- a CDS encoding TRAP transporter large permease, translated as MDPQTIGFIGIGVLFLLLFIGMPIGFSLAFVGFWGIAFITDISVALPTLVRSFNGTFTTYSFTVIPLFVIMGELATVSGLSQGIYTLADKWLRRLPGGLAIATLGGCAGFAAICGSSVATAATIGRVALPEMRKYGYDNYLATGSVAAGGTLGFLIPPSIGFVVYGILTEQSIGKLLVSGILPGGILVAAFVTIVVVWVMIRPEAAPRNLEQAGMGEKLKALRDVWELILVFFLVMGGIYFGLFTPTEAGAVGAFFLFVVTLLRKKLTWPLLVEALAATVRVSVMIFMILAGAYVFTYFMALTMIPMNLSVWLSAMVVSRYLILAVILAGYLVLGCFLDATSMMVLTLPVIFPTILKLGFDPIWFGVISVLMMEAGLITPPLGLNIFVIAGVADESMETVFKGAFFFLLPIFFVVVLVTLYPGIVLFLPQIMGR; from the coding sequence ATGGATCCCCAGACCATTGGATTTATCGGTATTGGCGTTCTGTTTTTGCTTTTGTTTATCGGTATGCCCATCGGCTTTTCCCTGGCCTTTGTGGGCTTTTGGGGAATTGCCTTTATCACGGATATAAGCGTTGCCCTTCCCACCCTGGTTCGTTCGTTTAACGGCACCTTTACCACCTATTCGTTTACCGTGATTCCCCTGTTTGTGATCATGGGAGAGCTTGCCACTGTTTCAGGCTTAAGTCAGGGGATATACACCCTTGCCGACAAGTGGCTCAGGCGGCTGCCCGGCGGTCTTGCCATTGCAACCCTGGGTGGGTGTGCCGGGTTTGCCGCCATCTGTGGGTCATCCGTGGCAACGGCAGCAACCATTGGCAGGGTGGCCCTGCCCGAGATGCGAAAGTACGGCTATGACAATTATCTTGCAACGGGAAGCGTTGCAGCCGGCGGTACCCTTGGTTTTTTGATCCCGCCTAGTATCGGGTTTGTGGTTTATGGCATTCTCACGGAACAGTCCATTGGTAAACTTCTGGTTTCAGGTATTCTTCCCGGGGGGATTCTGGTTGCAGCCTTTGTCACCATCGTGGTTGTCTGGGTGATGATCCGGCCCGAAGCGGCGCCCAGGAATCTTGAACAGGCGGGCATGGGCGAGAAGCTTAAGGCACTCAGGGATGTGTGGGAGCTGATTTTGGTTTTTTTCCTTGTCATGGGAGGGATCTATTTCGGGCTGTTTACCCCCACTGAGGCCGGTGCTGTGGGGGCTTTTTTCCTTTTTGTGGTAACCCTTTTAAGGAAAAAATTGACCTGGCCTCTGCTTGTCGAGGCTTTGGCTGCAACGGTCCGGGTGTCGGTCATGATTTTCATGATCCTTGCCGGAGCCTATGTGTTTACTTATTTCATGGCTTTGACCATGATTCCCATGAACCTTTCCGTGTGGCTCAGTGCCATGGTGGTGTCACGATACCTTATCCTTGCTGTGATACTGGCAGGTTACCTTGTCCTTGGCTGTTTCCTGGATGCTACTTCCATGATGGTGCTGACCCTTCCGGTGATTTTTCCCACAATTTTAAAGCTTGGGTTTGATCCGATCTGGTTTGGGGTGATTTCTGTTTTGATGATGGAGGCAGGGCTTATCACTCCGCCCCTGGGTTTGAACATTTTTGTGATTGCAGGGGTGGCGGATGAATCCATGGAAACGGTTTTCAAGGGAGCATTCTTTTTCCTTCTCCCCATTTTCTTCGTGGTCGTTCTTGTGACCCTTTATCCGGGAATCGTTCTTTTTTTGCCACAAATAATGGGGCGATGA